From Rutidosis leptorrhynchoides isolate AG116_Rl617_1_P2 unplaced genomic scaffold, CSIRO_AGI_Rlap_v1 contig371, whole genome shotgun sequence, one genomic window encodes:
- the LOC139883230 gene encoding uncharacterized protein, protein MDRIVFKNLMNDLVTRYGLEGTRNIDVAEMLGLFLYILGHNIGNRLAQERFQHSGETISRLFSLVLDKVCEMGADLIQPSDRQFKEVPKKIRNNTRFFPQFKDCIGAIGGTHIPTVVSTSEQLRFIGRKGTLTQNVMAVCNFKMEFTYVWAGWEGTAHDTRIFYEAIRRHDLQFPHPPKGKYYLVDAGYPNPTGYLGSYKEVRYHLPEFQQGPQLTGYKEVFNRAHSSLRSEIERAFGVLKKKWKILKGMPSYPYTKQVKIVIATMALHNYIRRNALNDIHFARVDLDPNLHTIDPDNVNGEGNASNDDVASDMACLRDQIAMHL, encoded by the exons ATGGATAGAATTGTGTTTAAGAATTTAATGAATGATTTAGTGACACGATATGGTTTGGAAGGAACTAGAAATATTGATGTTGCAGAAATGTTAGGATTATTTCTTTATATTTTAGGACATAATATAGGTAATAGGTTAGCACAAGAGCGCTTTCAGCATTCTGGGGAAACCATATCCAGGCTATTTAGCTTAGTTTTGGATAAAGTATGTGAAATGGGAGCAGATTTGATCCAACCATCCGATCGACAATTCAAGGAAGTTCCAAAGAAGATCAGGAATAATACAAGATTTTTTCCACAATTTAAG GATTGTATTGGAGCTATAGGTGGTACTCATATTCCAACGGTGGTATCTACAAGTGAGCAACTTCGTTTTATTGGTCGAAAAGGAACACTGACGCAAAATGTGATGGCCGTGTGTAATTTTAAGATGGAATTTACTTACGTGTGGGCCGGTTGGGAGGGAACAGCTCATGACACTCGTATCTTTTATGAAGCCATCAGGAGACATGATTTACAATTTCCTCATCCTCCAAAAG GTAAATATTATTTGGTCGATGCTGGATATCCAAATCCCACAGGTTATTTGGGGTCATATAAAGAAGTTAGATATCATTTACCTGAGTTTCAACAAGGTCCTCAACTGACAGGTTATAAAGAAGTGTTCAATCGTGCTCACTCCTCACTACGATCAGAAATTGAGCGAGCTTTTGGCGTTTTGAAGAAGAAGTGGAAAATTTTAAAGGGCATGCCAAGTTATCCATATACAAAACAAGTGAAAATTGTGATAGCAACGATGGCTTTGCACAATTATATACGAAGAAATGCCCTAAATGATATACATTTTGCTAGAGTAGATTTGGATCCCAATTTACATACAATTGATCCTGATAATGTAAATGGGGAGGGTAATGCTTCAAATGATGATGTAGCATCTGATATGGCATGTTTACGTGATCAAATAGCTATGCATTTATGA
- the LOC139883231 gene encoding UPF0481 protein At3g47200-like has product MPGSWANLSIYQIPRYLKNDEDKACVPQIVSLRPYHHCDEHLYHMERHKWRCLDHILERSSLRIGLYLDLVKKVERRARACYEGRISMTRDEFVKMMVLDGCFVTEMFQGFAKGFEKLGYPLNDPVFSMQRSILLIQRDMIMLENQIPFFILDQLLSLQLGDLNQKEHVTKLALQFFSPLIGVPLFMYLGVARRMETLHPIDKDSHRRLKFDPLNDHGKVHCLEVVRRSLQHLGLKRPETKKWSQGLKRPTFNLSELQEAGIKIKLRWSDSWGDIHFKNRIVGIPPIMIHEGTRSLLLNLIAFEQSHFNCSYYVTSYVIFMRDLINSPEDVLYLRNHGIIHHCLGSNAEVPDLFHRLCQEMAFDREDSYLSDIYNELHEYYQFRFIPSEIDNFPPDTCWAGIKICPRILCGISRAFLTRKWNAWKVILKSKYFDSPWSIISLIAAFVLLVLTCIQSFYAVYAYYRPRDGPYELLCPIDDTDLKLLVTATVDDRLKMSSSSSSLLGKLGSQRLTLHQSTSQRLVLTELAKLANLASDKLKASSLTRPMSQRLELAQGQQLRGSLVAGCGLAMAKKEGKIKKERKEKNKKRKRI; this is encoded by the exons ATGCCAGGCTCGTGGGCAAACCTCTCCATTTACCAGATCCCACGCTATCTCAAGAATGACGAGGACAAAGCCTGCGTCCCCCAGATCGTCTCCCTCAGGCCGTACCACCATTGTGACGAGCACCTCTACCATATGGAGCGACACAAGTGGCGCTGCCTCGACCACATCCTCGAGCGCTCCAGTCTGAGGATAGGCCTCTATCTAGACTTGGTGAAGAAGGTCGAGCGGAGAGCTCGAGCCTGCTATGAAGGAAGGATATCCATGACCCGCGACGAGTTCGTGAAGATGATGGTTCTCGACGGGTGCTTTGTGACCGAGATGTTCCAGGGATTCGCGAAGGGGTTTGAGAAACTCGGCTACCCTCTCAATGACCCCGTCTTCTCAATGCAACGTTCAATACTCCTGATCCAGCGGGACATGATTATGCTCGAGAATCAGATCCCGTTCTTCATACTCGACCAGTTGCTTAGTCTCCAGCTCGGCGACCTCAACCAGAAGGAGCATGTGACCAAGCTGGCGCTGCAGTTCTTCAGCCCTCTAATTGGGGTCCCTTTATTTATGTACCTTGGGGTCGCTCGAAGAATGGAGACGTTGCACCCCATTGATAAGGACTCCCATAGAAGACTGAAGTTCGACCCGTTAAACGACCATGGGAAGGTCCATTGCCTCGAAGTGGTCCGGAGGAGCCTCCAGCACTTGGGCCTGAAGCGGCCCGAGACCAAGAAATGGTCGCAGGGCCTGAAACGGCCCACTTTCAACTTGAGCGAGCTCCAAGAAGCCGGGATCAAGATAAAGCTTAGATGGAGCGATAGTTGGGGCGATATCCATTTCAAGAACAGGATCGTCGGGATCCCACCAATTATGATCCATGAAGGGACGAGGTCGCTCTTGCTTAACTTGATAGCTTTCGAGCAGTCTCACTTCAATTGCAGCTACTACGTCACCTCGTATGTAATCTTCATGCGCGACTTGATCAACTCCCCAGAGGACGTCCTGTACCTCCGCAACCATGGGATCATCCACCACTGCCTTGGGAGCAATGCCGAGGTGCCTGACCTCTTCCACCGGCTTTGCCAGGAGATGGCCTTCGACCGAGAAGACAGTTATCTCTCGGACATATATAATGAACTGCATGAGTACTACCAATTTAGGTTTATTCCCTCAGAGATCGATAATTTTCCTCCCGATACATGCTGGGCTGGCATAAAAATTTGTCCCCGGATCTTGTGTGGTATCTCGAGAGCCTTTCTCACCCGCAAGTGGAATGCCTGGAAAGTCATTCTCAAGAGCAAGTATTTCGACAGTCCCTGGTCAATCATTTCCTTAATTGCTGCTTTCGTTTTACTTGTGCTTACTTGTATACAGTCCTTCTATGCAGTCTATGCCTACTACAGGCCGCG GGATGGTCCATACGAGCTACTTTGCCCAATTGATGATACTGACTTAAAA TTGTTGGTCACGGCAACAGTCGATGACCGGCTAAAGATGAGCTCAAGCTCGAGCTCACTGCTTGGTAAATTAGGGAGCCAGAGGCTCACACTTCATCAATCAACGAGCCAAAGGCTTGTGCTCACCGAGCTCGCCAAGCTCGCTAACTTGGCTAGTGACAAGCTCAAGGCCTCAAGCCTCACTAGACCGATGAGCCAAAGACTTGAGCTTGCCCAAGGCCAACAACTTCGAGGTTCCCTTGTGGCCGGTTGCGGGCTGGCAATGGCCAAGAAAGAAGGGAAAATCAAAaaagaaagaaaggaaaaaaataaaaaaagaaaaagaatataA